Sequence from the Candidatus Thioglobus sp. NP1 genome:
TCGATATGGTCAATTGCAATGTTTGTAATTATGCTGACATTGCAGTCAACAACATTTACAGAGTCAAGTCTTCCACCAAGTCCAACCTCAAGAAGGGCAAGATCAACTCTTGCGTCTGCAAAAATAATTAGTGTTGCGAGGGTAGAGAATTCAAAGTAGGTTAAGGTGATATTGTCACGTTTTTGTTCTATTAACTCAAAAGCACTAATTATTGAGGCATCAGAAACTTCCTTACCATCTATTGCAAAGCGTTCATTATATTTTAGGAGATGCGGTGATGTGGAGCGACCTATTTTATACTTTGATTGTTCATAAATACTATCAATGAAAGCAATGCTAGAGCCTTTGCCGTTTGTTCCACCAATAGTAATAACTTTAAATGGGACACCATTTGGGAAGAGTTCATCATAGACTATTTTGACCCTGTCCAATCCTAAAACAATGGTTTCTTCCATGAGGGTTTCTTGCCATGTTAACCATTCATCAAGAGTTCTTTTAGTTTGCATATGAGGGGTTTTTATTAAATCAAAAATTATTTTAGGTTATTTATCTTCCCAAAACTCACCCTCAATTGTTTCATCTTTATTGTCAGTCTTTGAATTGTTATTTTTACTTTTATTGATAAAAACTGAGCTTCTTTGTTTAAATACACGCTCAGCATTCTTTTCTAAAAAGTGATTAATAAAATAACTTCTACTCCAAGGCATTAAGCCAAGAAGTCCAAGACCGTCTGTTATAAAGCCAGGAGTCAGAAGAAGAACGCCTGAAACTAAAATAACGACACCCTCAAGTATTTCTATAGCTGGCGACCTTCCTTCAGCTAAACCCTGTTGAGCTTTTGCCAAGGTTGACCAGCCCTGTTGCTTAAGAAGTGTTGAGCCAATCAAAGCAGTAACAATAACAAGTAATACTGTAGAAAGACCACCTATTGCTTGGCCTACACTGACAAGAACATAAATTTCAGCAAGAGTAACAACAACAAATATAGGAAATAACATTTAACCTCCTTTTATGTTTGTAAAAATAATATCCCAAACACCATGACCTAGTTTATGACCACGATTTTCAAATTTAGTAAGTGGTCGATTCACTGGTCTTTCAGAATATATATGGTCACCAGCATTGTTTTTAAAGTGTTTATGTAATTCTAGCATCTCCATAATATGCTCTGCATAGTTCTCCCAGTCAGTAGCAATATGAACAATTCCGTTATTTTTAAGCTTTTTTGAAAGCAAATCTAAAAAGCTAGTTTGAACAATTCTACGCTTATGATGTTTCTTTTTGTGCCAAGGATCAGGAAAAAATAATTGGAAATGGGAAATACTATTATCCGTAATATTATTATTAAGAACCTCTACAGCATCTTCTTTTATGATTTTAAGGTTATTAAGATTATTCTTACTAGCCTCATTAATTAGTCTTCCAACACCTGCCTCATAAACTTCTATGCCAAGAAAGTTTTGATTTGGTTGCTTTATTGCCATCTCAAGTAAACTATCACCATTACCAAATCCAACCTCAAGGGTAATATTATTGGTATTCAAAAAAAACTCATCAAAATTAAGAAGATCTTTAGTGATATTAATACCATAATCACTCCAAAGTTCATTTAGACCGATAGCTTGTGCCTTAGAAAGTCTTCCAGATCTT
This genomic interval carries:
- a CDS encoding FxsA family protein, with product MLFPIFVVVTLAEIYVLVSVGQAIGGLSTVLLVIVTALIGSTLLKQQGWSTLAKAQQGLAEGRSPAIEILEGVVILVSGVLLLTPGFITDGLGLLGLMPWSRSYFINHFLEKNAERVFKQRSSVFINKSKNNNSKTDNKDETIEGEFWEDK
- the trmB gene encoding tRNA (guanosine(46)-N7)-methyltransferase TrmB — protein: MTEVHLRKIQSFVKRSGRLSKAQAIGLNELWSDYGINITKDLLNFDEFFLNTNNITLEVGFGNGDSLLEMAIKQPNQNFLGIEVYEAGVGRLINEASKNNLNNLKIIKEDAVEVLNNNITDNSISHFQLFFPDPWHKKKHHKRRIVQTSFLDLLSKKLKNNGIVHIATDWENYAEHIMEMLELHKHFKNNAGDHIYSERPVNRPLTKFENRGHKLGHGVWDIIFTNIKGG